The region CGAGGTGCTGGAGTGCATGCCGACGGTCCCCGGCGCGATCGGGGCGTTCCGCCGGGACGCGCTGATGGGCGTCGGCGGCGTCAGCGAGGAGACCCTCGCCGAGGACACCGACCTGACGATGGCCCTGTGGCAGGCGGGCTGGCGGGTGGTCTACGAGGAGTCCGCGATCGCCTGGACCGAGGTGCCCACCTCGCTGAGCCAGCTGTGGCGGCAGCGCTACCGCTGGTGCTACGGCACGCTCCAGGCCATGTGGAAGCACCGCCGCGCCGTCATCGAAGTGGGCCCGTCCGGGCGGTTCGGACGGCGCGGGCTGAGCTACCTCGCGCTCTTCCAGGTCGCCCTGCCGTTGCTCGCGCCGATCGTCGACGTCTTCGCCCTGTACGGGGCGCTGTTCCGCGGCCCGGTGCTCTCGGCCGGAGTGTGGCTCGGCTTCCTCGGGCTCCAACTGGCCTGCGCCGGATACGCCCTGCGGCTCGACGGCGAGCCGGTGAAGTCGCTGTGGGCGATGCCGTTCCAGCTCTTCGTCTACCGGCAGCTGATGTATCTGGTGGTCATCCAGTCCGTGGTGGCCTTCCTGCTCGGCACCCGCCTGAAGTGGCAGCGCATGCACCGCTCCGGCACCGCGGCCCAGCAGATCGGCCAGCCGGTCGCCTACCAGAGCCTGTCGTCGCAATGACCTCCACAACGGTCCCCTCGGGACGCCCGTACGGCCGCGTGCCGTGCGGGCGCCCCGGGCACCGGCGGGCGCGCTCTCCGCCCCCTGCCGGTCCTGCGCACCCGCGGCGGACGGGCCCTCGCGTCCAGCGACCGGCCCCTCCTTCCCCCACCCGTTTGCTTGTGCAGATCCGAGCACAATTCAGTGAAGAGGGCATGACAGTGAAGACTTCCGCGCATGACTGATTGGCTGGAAGGACCGTCCGGCAACTCGTGGGGCGGCGAACCCGACAACCGGTGGGGCGGCGAAAGGGAGACGGCGTACCCGTACCCCGGCCCCGGGCAGGTGTGGCACCAGGAGGAGCACCCGCCCCAGATGCATCCGCCTCAGGCGCACCCGCCTCAGGCGCATGCGAGCCAGATGTACCCGCCTCAGGTGCACCCACACCCACCACAGGCACACCCGCCACAAACGCACCCACCCCAGGCACACCCACCCCAGATGCACCCGGCGCGGACCATGAACAGCCCGCCGCCCGGGGCCCGTTCCCACGCTCCGGCGCCCCCGGCCCGGTTCGAGGGAGGCGGCGGCAACGGAGGGCGCGCGCTCCGCCCCGGCCGTCCTGGCGCCGACCCGGACGGTACGGGACCCGGTGCCGGGCGCCCCGGCCGCGGCAGGCGCGCCGCCCGCCGTTCGCCCCGCCGCCGCCGGATCATGCGGACGGCGATCCTCTTGACCAGCGTGCTGGCCGTCGGCTCGCTCGGCACCTACGTCTGGGCCGACACCCGGCTCAACCGCGAGGTCGACCTGGGCGAGATCGCGGACCGGATGCCGCAGGGCCGGGGGACCAACTACCTGATCGTGGGCTCCGACAGCCGGGTGGGCCTCTCCGAACGGGCCAAGAAGGAGCTGCACACCGGCGGCTCGGCCGACGCGGGACGCCGCACCGACTCGATGATCCTGCTGCACACCGGCGCCCACGGCACCACGATGGTGAGCCTGCCGCGCGACTCCTGGGTGACCATCCCGCCGTTCATCCGCCCCGAAACCGGCAAGCACTACCGCGCCTCGAAGAACAAGCTCAACGCGGCGTTCTCGTTCGGCGGCCCCGACCTGCTCGTCCGGACCATCGAGCACAACACGGGCGTGCACGTCGACCACTACACGGAGATCGGGTTCGCCGGCTTCGTGGGCATCGTGAACGCGATCGGCGGCGTACCGATGTGCCTGGACCGGGACGTCAAGGACGAGAAGTCGGGCGCGAACCTGAAGAAGGGCTGCCATACGCTCGACGGCCGTACGGCGCTGGCCTTCGTCCGCCAGCGTCATCAGGAGGCCAAGGGCGACCTGGGCCGGAGCCAGAACCAGCAGAAGTTCCTGGCCGCTCTCGCCCGCAAGGCCGCCACCCCGGGCATCCTGCTCGACCCGTCCAAGGTCTACCCGACCATGAGCGCGGGGCTCGGTACGCTCATCGTGGACAAGGACACCGGCCTGCCCAACCTCACCTCCCTGTTCAAGGCGATGAAGGGCGTCACGACGGGCGACGGCAAGCGGCTCAACGTCCCCGTGTCGAGCCTCAGCTTCCGCACTCCCAAGGGCAGCGCCGTGAAGTGGAACGCCCCGAAGGCGAAGCAGCTCTTCACCGAGCTGAACAACGACCGTCCGGTGACCGTGAACGACAAGGACTGACCTGCCGCACACCACGCCGCCGGCCCGGCCGCTTCCTTCCGGGGCAGCCGGGCCGGTGGCGCGCGCTCCCGCCGCGGTCCGCGGCGCCGCCGGCCCGAAGCCGCCGACTACAGGAACAGCCCCCAGACGGCGTCGAGCGACCAGCTCTGCCAGCTCATGGCGCCCAGCGCCGCCACGGAGATCAGCGCCATCATCAGGTTCTGCCCCTGCTCCGCCCAGTCGTGGATCATCAGCACGAGATAGATCAGGTTGAGTACGGCCCCGGCGACCAGGGCTATCGGCGTCAGCGCACCCACGATCAGCCCGAGGCCGAGGGCCAGCTCCGCATAGGCGACGAGGTACGCCATCAGCCGGGGGCGGGGCTTCACGCAGCGGTCGAAGCCCTGCCGGACAGCGGACCAGCGGTGCTTCGCCGCGATGCCGGCCGCCCAGGTGATGCCGCCGCCGGCGAACCAGGTCTTCTTGTCCTTGTGGCGCCAGCTCTCCAGCCACCACAGCCCGAGGCCTATACGGAGGACGGCGAACCACTCGGCACCGCTGAGCCACATCGTCTGCATGCTGTCCCTCGACTCATCACCGGAACTGACGGTATGTCAGTTCAGCGAACGCCGGGTCGTCGCGCAAGGGGGTGGACTTCCCTGCTCCGCCTTGTCGTCCCAAGGGCCAGCCCATAACCTCGCAACTGATGGACCGTCAGATCTGGATCCGGCGTGACCCGCCGGCGGGCAGTTGGGGGTACAGCGTGAGCAGCAACCAGAGCGGCACGGCGGAGCTTCCCAAGGTCATCAGCGTGGACGATCACGTGATCGAGCCCGCGCACCTCTTCGAGACCTGGCTGCCGAAGAAGCACCGCGACAAAGGGCCGAAGCCCTTCACCGCCGGGATCGGGGAGCTGGCGTACGTCGGCGGGAAGTACCGGTTCACCACCGACCCGGACGGCCAGCTCACGGACTGGTGGGAGTACGAGGGGCTGCTCTTCCCGTACAAGCGCATCATCGCCGCCGTGGGCTTCTCCCGCGACGAGATGACACTGGACGGGATCACCCGGGAGCAGATGCGGCGCGGGTGCTGGGACCCCAAGGCCCGGCTGGCGGACATGGACCTCAACCATGTGGAGGCCTCGCTCTGCTTCCCGACGTTCCCGCGCTTCTGCGGCCAGACCTTCGCGGAGGCCGAGGACAAGGAGGTCGGGCTCGCCTGCGTGCGGGCGTACAACGACTGGATGGTGGAGGAGTGGTGCGGGGACAGCGGTGGCCGGCTGATCCCGCTGTGCCTCATCCCGCTGTGGGACATCGACCTGGCGGTCGCCGAGATCCGGCGCAACGCCGCGCGCGGGGTGCGGGCGGTGACCTTCAGCGAGATCCCCACGTACCTGGGGCTGCCCTCCATCCACTCCGGGTACTGGGACCCGTTCTTCGCCGCGTGCGAGGAGACGGGCACGGTCGTGAACATGCACATCGGCTCGTCGTCGCAGATGCCGGCCGCCTCCCCGGACGCGCCGCCGGCCGTGCAGGCCTCCCTGAGCTTCAACAACGCCATGGCCTCGATGATGGACTTCCTCTTCAGCGGCGTCCTCGTGAAGTTCCCGCGGCTGAAACTCGCCTACAGCGAGGGCCAGATGGGGTGGATCCCGTACGCCCTGGAGCGCGCCGACGACGTCTGGGAGGAGCACCGGGCGTGGGGCGGGGTGAAGGACCTGATCCCCGAGCCGCCGTCGTTCTACTACTACCGGCAGATCTTCTGCTGCTTCTTCCGCGACAAGCACGGCGTCGCGTCGATCGAGACCGTCGGGGTCGACAACGCGACGTTCGAGACCGACTACCCGCACGTCGACTCGACCTGGCCGCACACCAAACAGGTGGCGGCCGAGCACGTGGCCGGGCTGCCGGCGGACGTGACGTACAAGCTCCTGCGGGGGAACGCCATCCGGATGCTGGACCTGTCGTTCGACCGGGAGTGATCCATCGCGCGGCGGGCCGCGGCGCACGCAGCGCGTCGCCGAGCGGGCCCGGGCGCGGAGATCATGCGCGTCGTGAGCCGCGCGGCACTCACCACCTCTCCAGGTACGTGGTGAACAGTATTTCCGTGCGATCGCCGGGCAGGACGACGTCGGAGACGTCCACGACCCGCTCGTCGATGTCGACCGAGGTCTTCCGGAGCACGAGCACCGAGGCCCCGGGCGGCAGGTCCAGCTCCTGCGCCTCCTCGGGTGTCGGCGGGCGGGCGGTGACCCGCTCCTCGACGCGGCCCAGCTCGATGCCGACGGTGGAGAACTGCGCCTGCGACCCGCCCGGCCAGGGCTCCTCGGTCTCGTCCAGCAGCTCGGGGTTTCCCGCGATCACCTCGCGGACGAGGTACGAGGTCACCAGGCTGAAGGGTGTGCCCTCGGCCGCGGACCGCGTGCGGTAGCTGCGTTCGAGGAGGGGAGTGCCTTCCGGCAGGGCGAAGGCCCGCGCCAGGTCCTCGTCCGCCTCGATCTCGCGGTACGACGCGTGAAAGACCAGGTCGCCGTTCCGCAGGCCGGTCTCCTGCTCGGTGGCGCCGTTCCTGGCCCGTTCCTCCAGGGGCGCGTGTACCCGGCCCTTCTCCCACTGGTGGCGGAAATTGGTGCGCACGGCAGTGGTGCGCGGGCGCCGTACGACATGGCCGCGCCCGTGCTGCTTCTCGATGAGGCCTTCGTCGCGCAGGGCCCGGAGGGCGTCCCGGACGAGGGGCACGCTGCGCCGGAACTCCTCGGCGAGCTCCGCCTCCGAGGGCAGGCGGTCTCCCGGCCTCAGCCGGCCTTCGCGGATGGCCTGCCGGAGCCGGTCCGCGATCCACTCGTACGCCACTGCCATGCGTGCTCACCGTTCCGTGCTCGGTGCGGTGGCCCGCCGGCCGGCCGGACGGCACCAGCTTAAGAGCCCTCCGGAGGCGGTGACGAGTGGAAGGCGTCCGTCCGGTGTGCGGCTGCCCGCGCCCGGTGCCGGACATGGAAATGCCCGATCGCTGGCGACGGGGGATGCACCAGCGATCGGGCTGACACCAAGATTAACAAGGCTGCTTGTCCGACGGGAGCCAACTGCCCAGCCACAATGACGGTTTGTGAGCGGGATCACGCGCAGTGGTGCGCCAACGGGTGGAATCCGGGAGCAAAGGGCGCCGCGGAGCCGGCCGGGGGGCCCGCCCGACGCCCGGACGGCATGCGGTGGGCGGAGCCTTGGCCATTATTCGCCGCACGAGGGCGCGTACGGGAGACGGGGCAGATACTCGTGCCATTTCTCCGGCGTCAGCACTCCCCGGGTGGTCGAGCAGATGCGGCGGATCGCCTCGTCGGCGTCCAGGTTCCACAGCCGGACCGTGTCGGCGCCGCTCGACACCGTGAGCATGTGGCTTCCGGGGCGGAACGAGAGGAAATTGCCCGTCGTGGATTTGGGGCTCATCGACTGGCCGATGGGGGTGGCCCGGGCAGGGTGGGCGACGTTCCAGAGCCGGATCATGTCGTCGTTGCCGCCGCTCGCCAGGGTGCGGCCGTCCTGGCTGAACGTCAGCGACACGATCGCTTCGGTGTGGCCTGTGAGGGTGGAGAGCCGGGTGGTTTTGAGGGGGTCGGTGACGTTCCAGAGCCGGACCGTGTTGTCATCGCTGCCGCTGGCCAGAGTATGGCCGTCCGGACTGTAGGTGAGCATGTTGACGGGGCCCAGGTGTCCCTTGAGAGGTGCGCCGAGCCGGGCGGTGTGACGTGGGTCGGACACCTTCCAGAGCCGGATGGTGCTGTCGGAACTGCCGCTGGCGAGCGTGCCGCCGTCCGGGCTGAAGGCGAGGGAGTTGACGTAGCCCGCGTGACCGGTGAGGGGTGCGCCGAGCCGACGAGGGCGGGACGGGTCGCCCACGTCCCACAGCTGAAAAGTGCGGTCCTGGTAGGCGGTTGCCAGGGTGCGGCCGTCCGGGCCGAATGCCATGGCGTCCGAGTACCGCGTCCGCAGCGTGAGGGGCCGCCCGTAGGGGACGGGCCGTGCCGGGTCGGTGACGTTCCACAGACGCAGGGTGCGGATTCCCGTCCGCACCGCGAGCGTGCGGCCGTCGGGGGAGAACACCATCGACCGCGCGTCGCCCTCCCCGGGCCGCAGGGGCTTGCCGAGCAAGGCCGGACGCTGCTGAGCCGTCACGTTCCACAGCCGGATCCGCTGGTCGCGCGCGGCCGTGGCGAGCACCCGCCCGTCCGGGCGGAACGCCCCGCTGCGGCCGGTCATGTCCGACGCCGGTATCGACCACAGGCGGGCCTTGTTGTCGCCGCTCCCGGTGGCGAGGGTCCGCCCGTCGGGGCTGAAGCCCACGGTGTACATCTCGCCACTGCTGCCGGCGAGCGGCTCGCCGACCTGCGAGGGGTACGCCGGATTGCTGACGTTCCACATGCTCGCCGTGTTGTCCGCGCTGGCGGCGGCGAGCATGCGTCCGTCGGGCCTGAAGGCCACGGACCATACGGGACCGGTGTGGCCGGTGAGCGCCGCACCGAGCGGGGCGGCGTGACGCGGGGCGGCCACGTTCCAGAGCCGGATGCTGTTGTCGTCGCTGCCGCTGGCGAGCGTGCGGCCGTCGGGGCTGAAGGACACGGAGTGCACCGTTCCCTTGTGCCCCTTCAGCACCCTGACCGGCGCCGTATGACGGGGGTCGGCCGTGTCCCACAGCCGGATCGTGTCGTCGTCGCCACCGGACGCCAGCGTCCGCCCGTCGGGGCTGAACGCCACGGCGCGCACGGCGGCGGTGTGGCCGCTCAGGACACCGAGACTCCTCGGCCGGCGGGTGTCGCCCACGTCCCACAGACGGACGGTGTGATCTTCGTTGCCGGCGGCCAGCGTGTGTCCGTCCGGACCGAAGGCGAGCAGGAAGACCGTGCCGTCGTGGCCGGTCAGGGGCGCGCCGATCGGGCGCGGCCGGCGGGGGTCGCGCACGTCCCAGAGCCGGACCGTGCCGTCGTCCGAAGCGCTGGCGAGGGTGCGTCCGTCCGGGCTGAAGACGGCGGTGCTCACCCAGCTGGTGTGCCCGGTGAGGGGCTTGCCCAGGGGCTTGGGGCGCGTCGGGTCCGCCACGTCCCACAGCCGGACGGTGCGGTCGTAGCTCGCGGTCGCCAGGATCCGCCCGCTCGGATGGAACGCGGTGAGGTAGACGGCGCCGGTGTGGCCGCGAAGCGGCGTGGCCAGCGGTGCGTTCGCCGTCGAGATCAACCGGTTGTTCGTGCCCTTGTCGTCCGGCCGCAAGTGGTGGGCCACCAGGTCGAGCTGTGCGGACAACGACGGATCCGTGCTCTGGACGCGATCGGCCTCGGCGAGCACCTGCTCGAACACCGCGTCGTCCCGCTGCTGCCACGCGACCAACGCCGAACCGACGGCCAGTACCGCAAGGACGGCCAGAGCCGACACCGCACCGCGGCTGATCAGGGCCGTCCGCTTGCGCAGCTTGACCGAAGCGGCCAGGAACTCCACCGCGCTCCGGGTCAGAAAGCCGTCACCGGCGGACTTCGCCCAGGTGCGGGCCTGTTCCAGCCGTGAACCCCGGTAGAGCAGCGAGGGGTCGCGGCGGGAGCCCTCCCAGGCCCTGCCGTCCTCCTCCAGCCGCTGGCGCAGCAGGTTGCCGGCCCGGTCCTCGTCGATCCAGTCGCGCAGCCGCGGCCAGGCGTGGAGCAGCGCTTCATGCGTGATCTCCACGGCCTCCGCATCGAGCGTCACCAACCGGGCGTGCACCAGCGCTTCGAGCGATTCCTCCGTCTTGTGGGGATCCGTCGACTCCTCCGCCAGCTGGCGCCGCGTCCCCCGCCTGCGGGTGGCCTGGGTGTCCTCGCTCAGCCGGACCAGCCGGAGGAGCAGCAGACGCGCGGCCGTGCGCGCGGTCGGATCGAGGCCGGACCAGGCCCGCTCGGCGGTCGCCGCCACCGCGCCCTGGATGCCGCCGGCCGCACGGTAGCCGGCCAGCGTCAGCCGCCCCGCCTTCCGTCGCTGCCAGGTGGCGAGCAGCGCGTGGGACAGGAGCGGCAGCACGCCCGCGTGGTGCGTCCCGCCGGTGCCGTCGGCGCCCACCTCCCGGACGATCAGCTCCGCCAGTCCCGGTTCGAGCTCCAGGCCCACGGCCTTGGCCGGTCCGGTCACCGCCTCGCGCAGCTCCGCGGTGGTCAGCGGGCCGAGCACCATGTGCCGGTGCTGCAGCGCGTCGGCCAGTTCGGGATACCCGAGACACTGCTCGTAGAAATCGGCGCGGATGCCGACGACGACGAGGACGGGGGCCGCGTCACCGGAGTCGGCGGCGGGTGTGCACGCGGCATGCAGGAGCTGGACGAACGTACGCCTGGCCGCCTCGTCCGAGCAGAGCGTGAACGCCTCCTCGAACTGGTCCACGATCACGACCGGACGGGCGGTGGCCGGCGTCCCCCGCTGCGCCCACGCCGTGACGGCCTCCCGCACCGCGCGCGCGAAGGGCGCGGCACCGGACTCCTGCGCCGCCCGCTCCCGGGCGTGGGGGACGACACCGGCGAGCTCGGGTATCCGGCGGGTCAGCTCCGCGAGAGGATCACCGCCCGGTACGAGCTGGACCACCTCCCGCGGCCGGCCGTCCCCGTCGCCCGGCGCGCCGTTCTGCAACGCGGGCACCAGACCGGCGTTCAGCAGGGAGGACTTTCCCGCCCCCGAGGCCCCCACGAGCATGACCAGGCCCCCCGTGTCCTCCGCCGCGCGGAGCTGGGCGACGAGGGCATCGGTGCACCGTTCCCGTCCGAAGAACCACCGGGCGTCCTCTTCCCGGTACGAGGCCAGCCCCCGGTACGGGCACACCGCGGGGACGGCCGCGGCGTCGGGCGGAGGGCCCGCCTCCTCCTGCGCACAGGCCGCGGCGGGGCCGGCGACCGCGCGCTCCCACAGGAGCTGCCACCGCGCCAGGTCGTACAGGCCGGCGGACACCGGCGCGGGCCGCAGGCGCCGTGCCTGGGGGATCAGGATGTGCAGCACCGCGGCGAGCGCGGTGAACTGCGCCGGCACGTTCTTGGCCCGGCGCCAGTCGCTGATCCGCTGCACGGACACCCGCACGGGCCGCCCGCG is a window of Streptomyces caniferus DNA encoding:
- a CDS encoding LCP family protein encodes the protein MLAVGSLGTYVWADTRLNREVDLGEIADRMPQGRGTNYLIVGSDSRVGLSERAKKELHTGGSADAGRRTDSMILLHTGAHGTTMVSLPRDSWVTIPPFIRPETGKHYRASKNKLNAAFSFGGPDLLVRTIEHNTGVHVDHYTEIGFAGFVGIVNAIGGVPMCLDRDVKDEKSGANLKKGCHTLDGRTALAFVRQRHQEAKGDLGRSQNQQKFLAALARKAATPGILLDPSKVYPTMSAGLGTLIVDKDTGLPNLTSLFKAMKGVTTGDGKRLNVPVSSLSFRTPKGSAVKWNAPKAKQLFTELNNDRPVTVNDKD
- a CDS encoding GntR family transcriptional regulator, which codes for MAVAYEWIADRLRQAIREGRLRPGDRLPSEAELAEEFRRSVPLVRDALRALRDEGLIEKQHGRGHVVRRPRTTAVRTNFRHQWEKGRVHAPLEERARNGATEQETGLRNGDLVFHASYREIEADEDLARAFALPEGTPLLERSYRTRSAAEGTPFSLVTSYLVREVIAGNPELLDETEEPWPGGSQAQFSTVGIELGRVEERVTARPPTPEEAQELDLPPGASVLVLRKTSVDIDERVVDVSDVVLPGDRTEILFTTYLERW
- a CDS encoding DoxX family membrane protein, giving the protein MQTMWLSGAEWFAVLRIGLGLWWLESWRHKDKKTWFAGGGITWAAGIAAKHRWSAVRQGFDRCVKPRPRLMAYLVAYAELALGLGLIVGALTPIALVAGAVLNLIYLVLMIHDWAEQGQNLMMALISVAALGAMSWQSWSLDAVWGLFL
- a CDS encoding nSTAND1 domain-containing NTPase gives rise to the protein MEALSSDAGARTAFAERLALLYKEAGNPPLKKVAEAVVRLQRVDERGRPVRVSVQRISDWRRAKNVPAQFTALAAVLHILIPQARRLRPAPVSAGLYDLARWQLLWERAVAGPAAACAQEEAGPPPDAAAVPAVCPYRGLASYREEDARWFFGRERCTDALVAQLRAAEDTGGLVMLVGASGAGKSSLLNAGLVPALQNGAPGDGDGRPREVVQLVPGGDPLAELTRRIPELAGVVPHARERAAQESGAAPFARAVREAVTAWAQRGTPATARPVVIVDQFEEAFTLCSDEAARRTFVQLLHAACTPAADSGDAAPVLVVVGIRADFYEQCLGYPELADALQHRHMVLGPLTTAELREAVTGPAKAVGLELEPGLAELIVREVGADGTGGTHHAGVLPLLSHALLATWQRRKAGRLTLAGYRAAGGIQGAVAATAERAWSGLDPTARTAARLLLLRLVRLSEDTQATRRRGTRRQLAEESTDPHKTEESLEALVHARLVTLDAEAVEITHEALLHAWPRLRDWIDEDRAGNLLRQRLEEDGRAWEGSRRDPSLLYRGSRLEQARTWAKSAGDGFLTRSAVEFLAASVKLRKRTALISRGAVSALAVLAVLAVGSALVAWQQRDDAVFEQVLAEADRVQSTDPSLSAQLDLVAHHLRPDDKGTNNRLISTANAPLATPLRGHTGAVYLTAFHPSGRILATASYDRTVRLWDVADPTRPKPLGKPLTGHTSWVSTAVFSPDGRTLASASDDGTVRLWDVRDPRRPRPIGAPLTGHDGTVFLLAFGPDGHTLAAGNEDHTVRLWDVGDTRRPRSLGVLSGHTAAVRAVAFSPDGRTLASGGDDDTIRLWDTADPRHTAPVRVLKGHKGTVHSVSFSPDGRTLASGSDDNSIRLWNVAAPRHAAPLGAALTGHTGPVWSVAFRPDGRMLAAASADNTASMWNVSNPAYPSQVGEPLAGSSGEMYTVGFSPDGRTLATGSGDNKARLWSIPASDMTGRSGAFRPDGRVLATAARDQRIRLWNVTAQQRPALLGKPLRPGEGDARSMVFSPDGRTLAVRTGIRTLRLWNVTDPARPVPYGRPLTLRTRYSDAMAFGPDGRTLATAYQDRTFQLWDVGDPSRPRRLGAPLTGHAGYVNSLAFSPDGGTLASGSSDSTIRLWKVSDPRHTARLGAPLKGHLGPVNMLTYSPDGHTLASGSDDNTVRLWNVTDPLKTTRLSTLTGHTEAIVSLTFSQDGRTLASGGNDDMIRLWNVAHPARATPIGQSMSPKSTTGNFLSFRPGSHMLTVSSGADTVRLWNLDADEAIRRICSTTRGVLTPEKWHEYLPRLPYAPSCGE
- a CDS encoding amidohydrolase family protein yields the protein MSSNQSGTAELPKVISVDDHVIEPAHLFETWLPKKHRDKGPKPFTAGIGELAYVGGKYRFTTDPDGQLTDWWEYEGLLFPYKRIIAAVGFSRDEMTLDGITREQMRRGCWDPKARLADMDLNHVEASLCFPTFPRFCGQTFAEAEDKEVGLACVRAYNDWMVEEWCGDSGGRLIPLCLIPLWDIDLAVAEIRRNAARGVRAVTFSEIPTYLGLPSIHSGYWDPFFAACEETGTVVNMHIGSSSQMPAASPDAPPAVQASLSFNNAMASMMDFLFSGVLVKFPRLKLAYSEGQMGWIPYALERADDVWEEHRAWGGVKDLIPEPPSFYYYRQIFCCFFRDKHGVASIETVGVDNATFETDYPHVDSTWPHTKQVAAEHVAGLPADVTYKLLRGNAIRMLDLSFDRE